In a genomic window of Methanorbis furvi:
- a CDS encoding 30S ribosomal protein S13: MVEESELKYFVRIINNDLDGTQPVQLALTGIKGIGLHAALVISRRAGVDTHATMGLLADEDVARIEEQVLAYPTSVPAWMVNRPVDVYSGEPKHLYGSDLALAKEDDINLMKKMRCYRGIRHENGLKVRGQGTKSTGRFGKIVGVSKRRN; encoded by the coding sequence ATGGTTGAAGAGTCAGAACTGAAATATTTTGTGCGGATCATTAACAATGATCTGGACGGTACCCAGCCGGTACAGCTTGCGCTGACCGGAATTAAGGGCATCGGCCTCCACGCCGCACTCGTCATCTCCCGCCGTGCAGGAGTCGACACCCATGCAACAATGGGTCTTCTTGCAGACGAAGATGTCGCGCGTATTGAGGAACAGGTACTTGCGTACCCGACCTCAGTTCCGGCATGGATGGTCAACCGCCCGGTAGATGTGTACTCCGGAGAACCGAAGCACCTCTACGGCAGCGACCTTGCGCTCGCAAAAGAAGACGACATCAACCTCATGAAGAAGATGCGCTGCTATCGCGGCATTCGTCATGAGAACGGCCTGAAGGTACGTGGTCAGGGCACCAAGTCCACCGGACGGTTCGGAAAGATTGTCGGTGTTTCCAAGAGGAGAAACTAA
- a CDS encoding 30S ribosomal protein S4 encodes MGYPGKNTKQYSSPKRRFEKSRIESERVLAITYGLRNKREIWRATEVLRKHRGGAREVLAMMSAAGETPKTVARRDELINTLQRYGMVGANAAMDDILTLKVENILERRLQTIVYRKGLARSPKQARQLITHGHIAINGQRVSVPGYMVSVSEEAGIAYYATSGLADSANGERQRIMNVRA; translated from the coding sequence ATGGGATACCCAGGAAAGAACACCAAACAGTACTCCTCACCGAAACGCCGCTTCGAAAAGTCGCGTATCGAGAGCGAGCGAGTACTTGCAATCACCTATGGTCTTCGTAACAAGCGTGAGATCTGGAGAGCAACCGAAGTCCTTCGCAAACACCGCGGGGGAGCTCGTGAAGTGCTCGCTATGATGTCCGCCGCAGGCGAGACCCCGAAAACCGTTGCACGCCGCGACGAGCTGATCAACACCCTTCAGCGCTACGGCATGGTCGGTGCAAACGCCGCAATGGATGATATTCTTACCTTAAAAGTTGAGAACATCCTTGAGCGCCGCCTCCAGACCATCGTCTACCGCAAGGGTCTTGCACGCAGCCCGAAACAGGCACGCCAGCTGATCACCCACGGACACATCGCCATCAACGGCCAGCGTGTCTCCGTGCCCGGTTACATGGTTTCCGTTTCCGAAGAGGCAGGCATTGCATACTATGCAACCTCCGGCCTTGCAGATTCAGCAAACGGTGAACGCCAGCGTATTATGAATGTGAGGGCGTAA
- a CDS encoding 30S ribosomal protein S11, translating to MAEATEKWGIAHIFASFNNTIITVTDLSGAETICKSSGGMVVKQARNESSPYAAMQMAINIAQAAKEKGITGLHIRVRAPGNGKQRSPGPGAQAAIRALSRAGMRIGRIEDVTPVPHDSIRPAGGRRGRRV from the coding sequence ATGGCAGAAGCAACTGAAAAGTGGGGCATTGCACATATCTTTGCCTCCTTTAACAACACGATCATCACCGTCACCGATCTGTCCGGCGCAGAAACCATCTGCAAGAGCAGCGGTGGTATGGTCGTCAAGCAGGCCCGCAATGAGTCATCCCCCTATGCAGCAATGCAGATGGCGATCAACATTGCCCAGGCAGCAAAAGAAAAGGGAATCACCGGACTTCACATTCGTGTCCGTGCACCCGGAAACGGAAAGCAGCGCTCTCCGGGACCAGGAGCCCAGGCCGCTATCCGTGCACTTTCCCGTGCAGGTATGCGTATTGGAAGAATCGAAGATGTGACTCCGGTACCGCACGACAGCATCCGCCCGGCGGGTGGGAGAAGAGGCAGGAGAGTCTGA
- a CDS encoding DNA-directed RNA polymerase subunit D, producing the protein MDLVFSRLDDSVARFTISGATPAFANALRRSMIGEVPTLAIEDVRIYDNTSVLFDEILAHRLGMVPIKTDLSQFVRRSECSCEGVGCPQCTVTFTLSVEGPEMVTSGDLISMDPRTVPVHNNVPIVKLWENQKVVLEAVAELNTGSEHAKWQPTLACGYKEFPVITIHDTCDGCKKCVDECPRNVLEISENKVRVRVVNGESKEKDCSMCRLCQTACMNSGIGENPAITIGADSTKFVFVVESDGSLPVKEIIERALLHIKSRSTDLTDALQDISTEGL; encoded by the coding sequence ATGGATCTTGTATTCAGCAGGCTTGATGACTCTGTCGCACGGTTTACTATCAGCGGAGCGACCCCGGCATTTGCAAACGCTCTCAGACGTTCTATGATCGGTGAGGTACCAACCCTTGCCATTGAAGACGTTCGCATCTATGACAACACCAGTGTTCTCTTTGACGAGATCCTTGCGCACCGGCTCGGTATGGTTCCGATTAAAACGGATCTGTCCCAGTTTGTCCGCCGCAGCGAATGTTCCTGCGAAGGTGTTGGCTGTCCCCAATGTACTGTCACCTTCACCTTAAGCGTTGAAGGCCCGGAAATGGTCACCTCAGGTGATCTGATCTCCATGGACCCGCGTACCGTTCCGGTACATAACAACGTGCCAATCGTCAAGCTCTGGGAAAACCAGAAGGTTGTTCTGGAAGCGGTCGCCGAACTCAACACCGGCAGCGAGCATGCCAAATGGCAGCCGACGCTTGCATGCGGTTACAAAGAGTTCCCGGTAATCACCATCCACGACACCTGTGACGGATGCAAAAAATGCGTCGACGAATGTCCCCGCAATGTTCTTGAAATATCCGAGAACAAAGTGCGTGTCCGCGTAGTAAACGGCGAAAGCAAAGAAAAAGACTGTTCCATGTGTCGTCTGTGTCAGACTGCATGCATGAACAGCGGAATCGGCGAAAACCCCGCAATCACCATTGGTGCCGACAGCACGAAGTTCGTCTTTGTTGTCGAGAGCGACGGTTCTCTGCCGGTCAAAGAGATCATCGAAAGAGCACTGCTGCATATCAAGTCACGATCCACAGACCTGACTGATGCATTACAGGACATATCCACGGAGGGACTGTAA
- a CDS encoding 50S ribosomal protein L18e, which translates to MNKTNPRLESLIGMLKRASRENEANIWREIAGRLNTSSKNYAEVNIGKISRYASENEIIIVPGKVLAAGTIAAPVKVAALNFSDAAREKIMEAKGSCMTIEELVAANPKGSRVRILR; encoded by the coding sequence ATGAATAAGACAAACCCCCGCCTCGAATCCTTAATTGGTATGCTCAAGCGGGCATCCCGGGAAAACGAGGCCAATATCTGGCGCGAGATTGCCGGACGCCTTAACACGTCCAGCAAAAACTACGCTGAGGTTAACATCGGAAAGATTAGCCGCTACGCAAGCGAGAATGAGATCATCATTGTTCCGGGCAAAGTCCTGGCAGCAGGTACGATCGCCGCACCCGTCAAGGTTGCAGCACTCAACTTCTCCGACGCTGCGCGTGAAAAAATCATGGAAGCCAAAGGCAGCTGCATGACAATCGAAGAGCTTGTTGCAGCAAACCCGAAAGGCAGCCGTGTCCGTATCCTGAGGTGA
- a CDS encoding 50S ribosomal protein L13 codes for MVTVIDGENLLLGRMCSLIAQRILAGEEIAIINAEKVIVSGSRAMVMEEYYVKRVRGSVEGGPFYPRRPDQIVKRTVRGMIPYKTRPGAAAFRRVKAYVGVPYELKDAEAEVLEAAHRDRLSSARYVTVGAISTNLGAKY; via the coding sequence ATGGTAACTGTTATCGATGGAGAGAATCTTCTTCTCGGAAGAATGTGCAGCCTTATCGCTCAGCGCATCCTTGCCGGTGAGGAGATTGCTATCATTAACGCCGAGAAAGTAATCGTATCCGGTTCCCGCGCGATGGTTATGGAAGAGTACTATGTAAAACGCGTCCGCGGTTCAGTTGAAGGCGGTCCGTTCTACCCAAGACGCCCGGATCAGATCGTTAAACGCACTGTCCGCGGTATGATTCCGTACAAGACCCGGCCCGGAGCAGCAGCGTTCCGCCGTGTCAAGGCCTATGTCGGTGTTCCTTACGAGCTGAAGGATGCCGAGGCAGAGGTTCTTGAGGCAGCACACCGTGACCGGTTAAGCAGCGCACGCTACGTTACCGTTGGTGCAATCAGCACCAACCTTGGAGCAAAGTACTAA
- a CDS encoding 30S ribosomal protein S9 translates to MKIINTSGKRKTAIARATLREGKGRVRINSVPLEVYGSEIIRMKIAEAIALAPGAIDGADVEIEVSGGGVMGQAEAVRTALGRGILNWTNDPRIKEVYLSYDRTLLVNDSRQKEAKKPHGRGARARFQKSYR, encoded by the coding sequence ATGAAGATCATTAACACCAGCGGTAAGAGAAAGACGGCAATTGCACGCGCAACTCTCAGAGAGGGCAAGGGCAGAGTCCGTATCAACTCGGTTCCGCTCGAGGTTTACGGCAGCGAGATCATCCGCATGAAGATTGCCGAGGCAATCGCTCTTGCACCGGGTGCAATTGACGGCGCCGATGTTGAGATTGAAGTCTCCGGCGGCGGTGTCATGGGCCAGGCAGAGGCAGTTCGTACTGCACTCGGCCGCGGCATCCTTAACTGGACCAACGATCCGCGCATTAAAGAGGTTTACCTCAGCTACGACCGTACGCTTCTTGTCAACGATTCCCGTCAGAAGGAAGCCAAGAAGCCGCATGGACGCGGTGCACGTGCACGGTTCCAGAAGTCGTACCGTTAA
- a CDS encoding DNA-directed RNA polymerase subunit N, with protein sequence MIPVRCFTCGKVISTVWEEYQQRKAAGEDPKEILDSLGLDRYCCRRMLLSHKETVDELYPYT encoded by the coding sequence ATGATACCAGTTCGATGTTTCACCTGTGGTAAAGTAATTTCCACGGTATGGGAAGAATATCAACAGCGCAAAGCTGCCGGTGAGGACCCGAAAGAGATTCTCGACTCTCTTGGACTTGATCGGTACTGCTGCAGACGCATGCTTCTCTCGCATAAAGAGACGGTTGATGAGCTGTATCCCTACACGTGA
- a CDS encoding DNA-directed RNA polymerase subunit K yields MIYTRYERARIIGARALQISMGAPILVRTTKIDPLEIALVEYDSNMVPITVKRRIGEKVEVL; encoded by the coding sequence ATGATATACACTCGTTATGAACGGGCCAGAATCATCGGTGCTCGTGCGTTACAGATCTCGATGGGTGCTCCTATTCTCGTCAGAACCACAAAGATCGATCCGCTTGAGATCGCGCTGGTTGAGTACGATAGCAATATGGTGCCTATTACTGTGAAGCGCCGCATCGGTGAGAAGGTAGAGGTTTTGTAA
- the eno gene encoding phosphopyruvate hydratase, whose protein sequence is MTTIDGITLRRILDSRGNETIEAEILTASGGYGRACAPSGASTGIYEAKVRPCREAIADAQARLIPELIDLDSQDQRGFDEVLHVVDATDDLSGIGANIAVALSLANAKAAASAMNMELFQFLGGAFVDQTPLPLGNVIGGGAHAVDATDIQEFLIVPTGAANASEAVFTNALVHKTAKSILVARGKGCGKGDEGAWAPHVSDAEAFEIVAEAVNKVQDETGIEVRMGLDVAASEMWNADLERYVYKNAKRTTEEQISYIAELVDQYNLVYVEDPIQEEDFAGFALLTEEVAGRDTLICGDDLFVTNVERLEEGIALEAGNCVLIKPNQIGTLTDTFETIRLARDYGYETVMSHRSGETTDTTIAHLGTAFGCCFLKCGIVGGERIAKLNELIRIEEHL, encoded by the coding sequence ATGACCACAATTGATGGAATTACTCTTCGGAGAATTCTTGACAGCCGCGGCAATGAGACCATTGAAGCGGAAATTCTGACTGCAAGCGGTGGATACGGACGCGCATGCGCTCCCAGCGGTGCATCAACCGGTATCTACGAGGCAAAGGTTCGCCCCTGCCGCGAGGCTATTGCGGATGCACAGGCACGCCTTATTCCTGAGCTGATTGATCTTGATTCCCAGGATCAGCGCGGTTTTGATGAGGTGCTCCATGTGGTGGATGCGACCGACGATCTTTCCGGTATCGGTGCAAACATCGCGGTTGCACTCTCTCTTGCAAACGCAAAAGCTGCGGCATCTGCAATGAACATGGAGCTCTTCCAGTTCCTTGGGGGGGCCTTCGTGGACCAGACCCCGCTCCCGCTCGGCAATGTGATCGGCGGCGGTGCCCACGCAGTGGATGCAACCGACATTCAGGAGTTCCTGATTGTGCCGACCGGCGCTGCAAATGCAAGCGAAGCTGTCTTCACCAATGCACTTGTGCACAAGACGGCGAAGAGCATTCTTGTCGCGCGCGGAAAAGGCTGCGGCAAAGGTGACGAGGGTGCATGGGCTCCTCACGTCAGCGATGCCGAAGCATTCGAAATTGTTGCCGAAGCAGTGAACAAGGTTCAGGACGAGACCGGAATTGAGGTCCGCATGGGTCTTGACGTCGCGGCTTCCGAGATGTGGAATGCTGATCTTGAGCGGTATGTGTATAAGAATGCAAAGCGCACTACTGAGGAGCAGATCTCATACATTGCCGAACTGGTGGATCAGTATAATCTGGTCTATGTTGAGGATCCGATTCAGGAAGAGGACTTTGCAGGCTTTGCACTGCTGACCGAGGAGGTCGCAGGCCGTGACACATTAATCTGCGGTGATGATCTTTTCGTTACCAATGTGGAGCGGCTTGAAGAGGGCATTGCTCTTGAGGCAGGAAACTGCGTCCTGATCAAACCGAATCAGATCGGAACCCTGACTGATACCTTTGAGACTATCCGTCTTGCCCGTGACTACGGGTATGAGACGGTTATGAGCCACCGTTCCGGTGAGACAACCGACACTACTATTGCACATCTCGGCACAGCTTTTGGCTGCTGCTTTTTGAAGTGCGGTATTGTGGGCGGCGAGCGTATTGCTAAATTAAATGAACTTATAAGAATTGAGGAGCATTTGTAA
- the rpsB gene encoding 30S ribosomal protein S2: MTDNELGIELNEPLVSVEEYLAAGVHIGTQQKDDDMKEFIYRVRSDGLYIIDIRKTDERIKQVAKFLARYESPKIFVVTSRQYGQYPAQKFSSTIGAISHVGRFIPGTLTNPVLPKYVEPEVVIVTDPIGDAQAITEAVQCGIPVIALCDINNQTNNVDLVIPTNNKGRKALSMVYFLLTRELLKQKGIVSSLTFEDFESEF; encoded by the coding sequence ATGACCGACAATGAACTTGGAATTGAATTAAACGAACCGTTAGTATCTGTAGAAGAGTATCTGGCAGCCGGTGTCCATATCGGTACCCAGCAGAAAGACGATGACATGAAGGAGTTCATCTACCGCGTCCGCTCTGATGGTCTCTATATCATTGATATCAGAAAGACCGATGAGCGTATCAAGCAGGTGGCAAAGTTCCTTGCACGCTACGAGTCTCCGAAGATCTTTGTGGTGACGTCACGTCAGTACGGTCAGTACCCTGCACAGAAGTTTTCCAGCACGATTGGTGCAATCTCTCATGTGGGACGGTTCATCCCTGGTACGCTCACCAACCCGGTCCTTCCGAAGTACGTTGAGCCGGAAGTTGTTATTGTCACTGACCCGATCGGAGATGCACAGGCAATCACCGAAGCAGTCCAGTGCGGTATTCCGGTTATTGCACTTTGTGATATCAATAACCAGACCAACAATGTTGATCTCGTCATTCCGACGAACAACAAGGGTCGCAAGGCCCTTTCCATGGTCTACTTCCTGCTTACCCGCGAGCTTCTGAAGCAGAAGGGCATTGTGTCCTCTCTGACCTTTGAAGACTTCGAGTCTGAGTTCTAA
- the amrB gene encoding AmmeMemoRadiSam system protein B → MKIEETSACCSSAGTATVRPATLAGMFYPAGAEELASLLNAFFSSTVTSVTSPYGVLVPHAGYVYSGKTAACAYAKIPETFSGTFVIIGPSHAGCMTVTADCSWETPLGPVAADAELVAALADAGIPNRNDLMRVQENSLETQMPFIRYRFPQAKVVPVLLGDQSLASARTVADAIAKAIDATSTASDRVVIIASGDGSHYVPAKVAEHDDLTVLAAAAKLDADQFYKTLMDVRPSMCGYGCIAVMMLVCKHLGAREAKLIMYQTSGDATGDDREVVGYAAVEVV, encoded by the coding sequence ATGAAAATAGAGGAAACTTCTGCATGCTGTTCCTCAGCCGGTACGGCGACAGTGCGGCCTGCAACACTTGCGGGTATGTTTTACCCGGCCGGCGCTGAGGAACTGGCATCTCTGCTCAACGCATTTTTCTCTTCTACGGTTACGTCTGTAACCTCTCCGTACGGTGTGTTGGTTCCGCATGCAGGCTACGTTTACTCGGGAAAAACTGCTGCATGCGCTTATGCGAAAATTCCCGAAACATTTTCCGGAACATTCGTGATTATCGGTCCAAGCCATGCAGGATGTATGACCGTAACCGCGGACTGTTCTTGGGAAACGCCTCTTGGTCCGGTCGCGGCTGATGCAGAACTTGTTGCCGCTCTCGCTGATGCGGGCATTCCGAACCGCAATGATCTGATGCGTGTTCAGGAGAACTCTCTTGAGACGCAGATGCCGTTCATCCGCTACCGGTTCCCGCAGGCAAAAGTTGTGCCGGTACTTCTCGGTGACCAGTCTTTGGCATCAGCCCGCACGGTTGCTGATGCAATCGCCAAAGCGATTGATGCGACCTCTACCGCAAGCGACAGAGTCGTCATCATTGCTTCCGGCGACGGCTCGCATTATGTTCCGGCAAAAGTTGCCGAGCATGATGACCTGACCGTCCTTGCCGCAGCAGCAAAACTTGATGCTGATCAGTTTTACAAGACGCTCATGGATGTCAGACCATCCATGTGCGGGTACGGATGCATCGCCGTGATGATGCTTGTCTGCAAACATCTCGGCGCACGCGAAGCAAAACTGATCATGTACCAGACCTCGGGCGATGCGACCGGCGACGACCGAGAGGTTGTCGGCTACGCAGCAGTGGAGGTCGTCTGA
- the mvk gene encoding mevalonate kinase: MATWSAPGKVFLFGEHAVVYGKPGIAMAIKPRVIVTVRESRYHQKPNSPYIAECFRLMDVKGSVYVRSQLPSSSGLGSSAAVTVATLCAINDEFELKKTKTEIADLAHQVEMSAQNGRASATDTYVCTFGGMVLVRGSEKRRLLPPQNFSLVIGNTLVSHSTSEMVGKVADLRRNSPDIAEPILDSIGAITMQAMHSLDNQRELGNLMNMNHALLDALGVGHPMLSKLVLAARSAGAHGAKTTGAGGGGCMYAICSKSSRNRVAGAIEGCDARAIITTIDTEGARKEKDE; this comes from the coding sequence ATGGCAACATGGAGTGCGCCTGGCAAAGTGTTCCTCTTTGGTGAACACGCGGTCGTGTACGGAAAGCCGGGCATTGCGATGGCAATCAAACCCCGCGTGATCGTCACGGTCCGCGAGTCCAGGTACCACCAGAAACCAAACTCCCCCTACATCGCCGAATGCTTCCGGTTAATGGATGTCAAGGGAAGCGTCTACGTCAGATCCCAGCTGCCGAGTTCATCCGGACTCGGCTCCTCAGCTGCCGTAACGGTTGCAACGCTGTGTGCCATCAACGACGAGTTCGAGCTCAAAAAGACCAAGACCGAGATCGCGGATCTCGCCCATCAGGTGGAGATGTCCGCACAGAACGGCCGTGCCAGCGCGACCGACACCTATGTCTGCACATTCGGCGGCATGGTTCTGGTCCGCGGCAGTGAAAAGCGTCGTCTTCTGCCGCCGCAGAACTTTTCCCTCGTCATCGGTAACACGCTCGTCTCGCACAGCACGTCTGAGATGGTGGGTAAAGTTGCCGACCTTCGCAGGAACTCGCCTGACATTGCAGAACCGATTCTTGACTCGATTGGTGCCATCACCATGCAGGCGATGCACAGTCTCGACAACCAGAGAGAGCTTGGAAACCTGATGAACATGAACCATGCGCTTCTTGACGCGCTCGGTGTTGGTCATCCGATGCTTTCCAAACTTGTGCTTGCCGCCAGATCCGCCGGAGCGCACGGAGCGAAGACGACCGGTGCGGGCGGCGGCGGATGCATGTATGCAATCTGTTCGAAGAGTTCCCGCAACCGTGTTGCAGGCGCAATCGAAGGATGCGATGCACGCGCCATCATCACCACCATTGACACTGAAGGCGCACGGAAGGAAAAAGATGAGTGA
- a CDS encoding isopentenyl phosphate kinase, with translation MSEITVLKLGGSVVTKKSEAGVIDTARIRELAAQIAPIAKSVPLVIVHGAGSCGHPEAKAYHIQDGVTEKNAEGIAVTHFAVRRLNEEFVALLREEGVDAVCMHPFCSSLAQNGRLLYSGEEQIKAMLNLGVVPVLHGDVVMDTVRGAVIVSGDQIVPAMAKALGATRVGVATDVPGVLSEGSVVPVITRENVGSIDLGDSSNTDVTGGMRGKVEELLLLADAGISSHLFHISRVMDFLEDHEHGGTTVR, from the coding sequence ATGAGTGAAATTACCGTACTCAAACTCGGCGGAAGCGTTGTCACCAAAAAATCCGAAGCAGGTGTGATTGACACTGCACGGATTCGTGAACTTGCCGCACAGATTGCGCCGATCGCAAAGTCGGTGCCGCTCGTGATCGTTCACGGCGCAGGTTCTTGCGGCCATCCGGAAGCCAAAGCCTATCACATTCAGGACGGTGTCACTGAAAAAAATGCGGAAGGCATTGCCGTCACGCACTTTGCCGTCCGCAGACTCAACGAAGAGTTCGTTGCACTCCTTCGCGAAGAAGGAGTTGATGCGGTCTGCATGCATCCGTTCTGCAGCAGTCTTGCACAGAACGGACGCCTTCTCTACTCAGGCGAGGAACAGATCAAAGCAATGCTCAATCTCGGCGTTGTTCCGGTACTGCACGGCGATGTGGTGATGGACACCGTCCGCGGAGCAGTGATCGTCTCAGGCGATCAGATCGTTCCTGCGATGGCGAAGGCTCTTGGTGCGACCCGCGTCGGTGTTGCAACCGATGTGCCCGGAGTTCTCTCTGAAGGTTCGGTTGTCCCGGTCATCACCCGCGAAAATGTCGGGTCCATTGATCTCGGCGACTCTTCGAATACTGATGTGACCGGAGGGATGCGAGGAAAAGTTGAGGAGCTTCTGCTTCTTGCAGACGCCGGCATCTCTTCGCACCTCTTTCATATATCCCGTGTGATGGACTTCCTTGAAGACCACGAGCACGGCGGAACAACTGTTCGGTAA
- the fni gene encoding type 2 isopentenyl-diphosphate Delta-isomerase encodes MTKAKLTSSRKMDHLRICSQENIETGTTLFDDVHLVHCALPECDMDAIDLSVEFLGKRLGSPLFIAAMTGGHPDTAEVNRVLAAAAEKYWLGIGVGSQRAALEKPELADSFAIVRETAPHAFVCGNLGAVQLAEHGAEWAERAVEMIDADALCIHLNFLQEVIQPEGDRSAVGCLEAIRQCCKDVKFPVIVKETGNGISREVASQLWDAGVAAIDTGGVGGTSWAKIEGIRADERGAAGDKALRELGDSLLTWGIPTALSVFEVAGTRKGPVIATGGLRSGLDIAKGIALGATLGGMALPLLSPALSGEEEMYASVDSIHYQLRAAMFLTGSANISSLQSARTYITGALREMTRE; translated from the coding sequence ATGACAAAGGCGAAACTTACCTCATCACGCAAGATGGATCATCTGCGTATCTGCAGTCAGGAGAACATCGAGACAGGAACCACGCTCTTTGACGATGTGCATCTCGTGCACTGTGCCCTGCCCGAATGCGACATGGACGCGATTGATCTCTCGGTTGAGTTTCTCGGAAAACGTCTTGGCTCTCCGCTGTTTATTGCGGCAATGACCGGCGGCCATCCGGATACTGCTGAGGTAAACCGTGTTCTTGCAGCTGCCGCAGAAAAGTACTGGCTTGGTATCGGTGTTGGTTCCCAGCGTGCGGCTCTGGAAAAGCCTGAGCTTGCCGACTCGTTTGCGATTGTCCGCGAGACCGCTCCGCATGCTTTTGTGTGCGGAAACCTTGGTGCCGTCCAGCTTGCTGAGCATGGTGCCGAGTGGGCGGAACGCGCTGTTGAGATGATTGATGCTGATGCTCTCTGCATTCATCTGAACTTTTTGCAGGAGGTAATTCAGCCTGAGGGTGATCGCTCCGCGGTCGGGTGTCTTGAGGCAATCCGGCAGTGTTGTAAAGATGTGAAGTTTCCGGTCATCGTCAAAGAGACCGGAAACGGAATTTCCCGCGAGGTCGCGTCCCAGCTCTGGGATGCAGGCGTTGCCGCCATTGACACCGGAGGTGTCGGCGGAACCTCGTGGGCGAAGATAGAAGGAATCCGCGCTGATGAGCGCGGGGCTGCCGGTGATAAAGCACTCCGGGAACTTGGGGACTCCCTCCTTACGTGGGGAATTCCAACAGCATTGAGTGTTTTTGAGGTAGCCGGGACCAGAAAAGGACCTGTGATCGCAACCGGCGGGCTGCGCTCAGGTCTTGACATCGCAAAAGGAATAGCTCTCGGGGCAACCCTCGGGGGCATGGCTCTTCCCCTGCTCTCTCCGGCACTGTCCGGCGAAGAGGAGATGTATGCAAGCGTTGACTCGATTCATTACCAGCTTCGTGCGGCAATGTTTCTGACCGGCTCTGCAAACATCTCCTCCCTTCAGTCCGCACGGACCTATATTACCGGAGCACTGCGGGAGATGACCCGCGAATAA